The Bicyclus anynana chromosome 4, ilBicAnyn1.1, whole genome shotgun sequence genome window below encodes:
- the LOC112043324 gene encoding protein mago nashi: MSSDFYIRYYVGHKGKFGHEFLEFEFRPDGKLRYANNSNYKNDTMIRKEAYVHPCVMDELKRIIVDSEIMHEDDHIWPPPDRVGRQELEIVIGEEHISFTTSKTGSLVDVNQSCDPEGLRCFYYLVQDLKCLVFSLIGLHFKIKPI, translated from the exons ATGTCTTCTGATTTTTACATTAGGTACTATGTGGGCCACAAAGGTAAATTTGGCCATGAATTCTTGGAGTTTGAGTTCCGACCCGATGGTAAACTGCGTTATGCTAACAATTCAAACTATAAAAATGATACTATGATCCGAAAAGAAGCGTATGTGCATCCATGCGTTATGGACGAATTAAAAAGGATAATCGTCGATTCTGAAATAATGCACGAAGACGACCATATATGGCCTCCACCAGATCGTGTGGGCAGACAA GAACTTGAAATAGTTATTGGTGAGGAGCACATTTCATTCACTACATCTAAGACTGGCTCATTGGTTGATGTCAATCAATCTTGTGATCCAGAAGGCCTACGCTGCTTCTACTACTTGGTGCAAGACCTCAAGTGTCTGGTATTTTCTCTCATCGGTCTTCACTTTAAGATTAAGCCAATTTAG
- the LOC112042909 gene encoding 40S ribosomal protein S8: MGISRDHWHKRRATGGKRAPIRKKRKYELGRPAANTKLGAQRIHLVRARGGNIKYRALRLDTGNFSWGSECSTRKARIIDVVYNASNNELVRTKTLVKNAIVVVDATPFRQWYESHYLLPLGRKKGAKLTEAEEAIINKKRSKKTAKKYLSRQRLSKVEAALEEQFHTGRLLACVASRPGQCGRADGYVLEGKELEFYLRKIKSKRAK; encoded by the exons ATGG GTATCAGTCGCGATCACTGGCATAAAAGGAGGGCTACAGGCGGTAAACGCGCGCCCATCCGTAAGAAGAGGAAGTATGAGTTAGGTCGCCCGGCTGCCAACACCAAG CTTGGCGCACAGCGTATTCATCTGGTGCGCGCTCGTGGTGGTAACATCAAATACCGCGCGCTGCGTCTAGACACTGGAAACTTCTCATGGGGATCTGAAT GTTCAACCCGCAAAGCACGTATCATTGATGTCGTATATAACGCTTCCAACAATGAGTTGGTGCGTACCAAGACCCTGGTCAAGAACGCTATTGTTGTGGTGGACGCCACACCGTTCAGGCAGTGGTACGAGTCACACTACCTCCTGCCGCTTGGTAGAAAGAAGGGTGCCAAGTTG ACAGAAGCTGAGGAAGCCATAATTAACAAGAAACGCAGTAAGAAGACGGCAAAGAAATACTTGTCAAGACAGCGCCTCTCCAAGGTTGAGGCTGCCCTCGAAGAACAATTCCACACTGGACgtttattag CGTGTGTAGCGAGTCGGCCAGGCCAGTGCGGTCGCGCCGACGGTTACGTACTCGAAGGAAAGGAGTTGGAGTTCTACTTAAGAAAGATCAAATCCAAGAGGGCGAAGTAG
- the LOC112043332 gene encoding uncharacterized protein LOC112043332 translates to MARVGRSHPLSTTGMSRLLCVFLIIRLIACAEYGIPIEIKLWDSKRTPLAHMVDVTNEFGLKVLAEHNFLNDNNIAFSPYGLMGILVALYEGVDGESSYQIQRSMQLPWNRNVMRIGFRDIHRTLKTYFVPEEGFLAGLALNNENVTFTESYKKILRFYGFDLESDQSPNSKPNVTTEAPQITTSSMDNSSTTTVTPTSSTFTTSSSSSSTPTTVITIAEKITGREDSSTSQSTKAMREETTPNPQAETLDIREENDTPVVSTDATSTTNSIETTTMSGITTQTTEVTTELMTSTTETTLSTIASTTQTTSQESTDTTTSGSTTTTTSGSTTDNENTSTVTSTTETTTGTPSSTMTTDTQTASTSSVTETQQTEQMSTITDMTTDSMSTIPTTSTLETLQRRKKSVLDFLYTSPPYDDDYLVYRSFDVGTDLPKENPYEDDENFMANGLRSIQVAYMHYDSVMDYAYLPHLEASALRLPLDSERYYLLVILPARRGSGELDRLLARMSRESDLSDVYAALHPRRVRAVVPSFIVKGHVTLTTDLQKIGIRDVFEPRQHDFTPMTQQGGVYVRSIEQAVSVAIRKYQPDIKHKYINTRAPVVFSATYPFLYFVMDTNIHVSLMAGKMVDPLNTRIL, encoded by the exons ATGGCCAGAGTCGGACGCTCGCATCCACTCTCCACTACGGGCATGTCACGCTTGCTTTGCGTATTTTTAATCATCAGATTAATCGCGTGTGCGGAATACGGAATCCCAATAGAAATAAAGTTGTGGGACTCCAAACGGACGCCTCTAGCTCACATGGTGGACGTAACAAATGAATTTGGTTTAAAAGTTTTGGCGGagcataattttttaaatgataacaATATAGCGTTTTCCCCTTACGGGTTGATGGGTATTTTGGTTGCTCTCTACGAAGGTGTAGACGGAGAATCGTCGTATCAGATCCAGCGGAGTATGCAGCTGCCGTGGAACAGAAACGTCATGAGGATCGGTTTTCGAGATATACATCGCACGCTTAAA ACGTATTTTGTTCCTGAGGAGGGTTTTCTCGCAGGACTGGCTCTTAATAACGAAAATGTTACGTTTACTGAAAGCTACAAAAAGATTCTACGATTTTATGGATTTGATTTAGAGAGTGATCAATCACCAAACTCCAAGCCAAATGTTACAACGGAAGCACCGCAAATTACTACATCTAGTATGGACAATTCTTCTACAACTACTGTTACTCCTACCAGCAGTACATTTACTACTAGTAGCAGTAGTAGTAGTACACCAACCACAGTGATCACAATTGCAGAGAAAATAACAGGTCGTGAAGATTCATCAACTAGTCAATCTACTAAAGCAATGAGAGAGGAAACTACACCAAACCCGCAAGCAGAAACTTTAGATATACGCGAGGAAAACGATACCCCTGTTGTTTCTACAGATGCAACTTCTACGACAAATTCTATTGAAACTACAACAATGAGCGGAATCACTACACAAACGACAGAAGTAACAACAGAGCTTATGACTTCTACCACGGAGACAACGTTGTCAACAATAGCATCCACTACGCAAACAACATCGCAAGAATCAACTGATACTACTACTAGTGGATCTACTACTACAACGACTAGTGGATCTACTACAGATAATGAAAATACATCAACAGTAACATCCACTACAGAGACTACAACAGGTACACCATCATCAACTATGACAACTGATACGCAAACAGCATCAACTAGTTCAGTTACTGAAACTCAACAAACGGAACAAATGTCCACGATTACAGATATGACTACAGATTCTATGTCAACAATTCCCACCACATCAACGTTAGAAACACTACAAAGACGTAAGAAGTCAGTTCTTGACTTCTTGTACACAAGTCCGCCGTATGACGATGATTACTTGGTATACAGATCGTTTGATGTCGGAACCGATTTACCAAAAGAAAATCCATATGAAGATGATGAAAATTTTATGGCCAATGGACTAAGGAGTATTCAG GTAGCCTACATGCATTACGATTCTGTGATGGATTATGCGTATCTGCCACACTTAGAGGCTTCGGCCCTCCGCCTTCCCCTGGACAGCGAGAGATACTACCTCCTTGTGATATTGCCAGCGAGGAGAGGCTCCGGAGAGTTGGACAGATTGCTGGCTAGGATGTCGCGAGAGTCTGACCTGTCTGATGTTTATGCTGCTCTACATCCACGCCGCGTCCGCGCGGTTGTGCCAAGTTTTATAGTCAAAGGACATGTGACACTTACGACGGATTTGCAAAAG atCGGTATCCGCGACGTCTTCGAGCCTCGCCAACACGACTTCACGCCCATGACGCAGCAGGGGGGTGTGTACGTGCGCAGCATCGAGCAGGCCGTGTCCGTCGCCATCCGCAAGTACCAGCCCGACATCAAACACA AGTACATCAACACCCGTGCTCCGGTGGTATTCTCCGCTACATACCCGTTTCTGTATTTCGTCATGGACACAAATATCCACGTATCTCTAATGGCGGGCAAGATGGTAGACCCATTAAACAcaagaatattataa